One genomic segment of Rubeoparvulum massiliense includes these proteins:
- the typA gene encoding translational GTPase TypA, with product MKKEIRNIAIIAHVDHGKTTLVNQLLVHAGTFRKNQQIQDRMMDSDDIERERGITILAKNTAIELGDRRVNILDTPGHADFGGEVERILKMVDGVLLVVDSFEGCMPQTRFVLSKALEQDLVPIVVINKIDRPNARPQEVVDEVLDLFIELGANDEQLEFPIVYASALQGTSSLIPEEQQPGMEAVFQTIFEHIPAPHVDEEGPSQMQITMLDYDDYLGRIGIGRIERGKLRRNQSAVLLKRDGSKESVRIQKLYSFLGLKRIEVEEAMAGDIVAVAGIGDMMVGETIADPACPEALPLLKIDEPTLKMAFIVNNSPFAGQDGKYITSRKIRERLFTEMERDVSLRVEETDSPDSFIVSGRGELHLSILIEKMRRGGYEVQVSKPEVIIREIDGKKMEPVEEVIIDVPNEYLGAVLESVGPRKAEMQNMVHQENGTVRLEFLIPSRGLIGYRSEFVTLTHGYGILNHSFATYKPIITEEVGGRRNGVLIASDTGTATPYGLLSLEDRGIMFINPGTEVYEGMIVGEHNRDQDLTVNVCRMKHLTNVRSATKETTEMLKAPHILTLEEALEYLGDDEYCEITPNYLRLRKKYLTKSDRVKAKNK from the coding sequence ATGAAGAAGGAAATTCGGAATATCGCAATTATTGCCCACGTTGATCACGGTAAAACAACCTTGGTGAATCAATTATTGGTTCACGCAGGAACCTTCCGAAAGAATCAACAGATACAAGATCGGATGATGGACTCAGATGACATTGAACGTGAACGTGGGATCACCATTCTTGCTAAGAATACAGCGATTGAATTAGGTGACCGAAGAGTCAATATTCTCGATACACCAGGACACGCTGACTTTGGTGGCGAAGTGGAACGTATTCTCAAGATGGTGGATGGTGTATTACTTGTTGTTGACTCCTTTGAAGGCTGTATGCCACAAACCCGTTTTGTTCTTAGTAAAGCATTAGAGCAAGACCTAGTGCCTATTGTGGTTATCAATAAAATCGATCGCCCTAATGCACGCCCGCAGGAGGTCGTGGATGAGGTCTTGGATCTCTTTATTGAACTAGGTGCCAATGACGAGCAATTAGAATTCCCCATCGTCTATGCATCTGCTTTACAAGGTACTTCGTCATTGATCCCTGAGGAGCAGCAACCGGGGATGGAGGCCGTATTCCAAACCATTTTTGAACATATCCCTGCTCCCCATGTAGATGAAGAGGGACCGAGCCAAATGCAGATTACCATGCTGGATTATGATGATTATCTTGGCCGAATTGGGATTGGTCGAATTGAACGGGGGAAATTACGCCGTAATCAATCAGCAGTTCTGTTAAAGCGGGATGGTAGTAAGGAATCTGTTCGTATTCAAAAGCTTTACTCATTCTTAGGCCTAAAACGGATTGAAGTTGAGGAAGCGATGGCTGGTGATATTGTGGCAGTAGCAGGCATTGGCGATATGATGGTTGGTGAAACCATCGCTGATCCAGCATGCCCTGAAGCTCTTCCTCTCCTAAAGATCGATGAACCGACCTTGAAGATGGCATTTATCGTAAATAATAGTCCCTTTGCCGGACAGGATGGGAAGTATATTACCTCACGAAAAATTCGCGAGCGCCTTTTTACGGAAATGGAGCGTGATGTGAGTCTACGTGTAGAAGAGACTGATAGTCCAGACTCCTTTATCGTATCTGGACGTGGTGAACTTCACCTCTCGATCTTAATTGAAAAGATGCGCCGTGGTGGCTATGAGGTGCAGGTTTCCAAGCCAGAGGTTATTATTCGGGAGATTGATGGCAAGAAGATGGAGCCTGTGGAAGAAGTGATCATTGATGTTCCCAATGAATACCTTGGTGCGGTGCTCGAAAGTGTAGGCCCACGGAAGGCCGAGATGCAAAATATGGTACATCAAGAGAATGGTACGGTACGCTTGGAATTTCTTATTCCTTCTCGCGGTTTAATCGGATATCGTTCAGAGTTTGTTACCTTAACGCATGGCTATGGGATTCTCAATCACTCCTTCGCAACGTATAAACCGATTATTACCGAAGAAGTGGGTGGCCGGAGAAATGGTGTACTCATTGCCAGTGACACAGGCACAGCAACGCCATATGGCCTACTCTCCTTGGAGGATCGTGGGATTATGTTTATCAATCCTGGTACGGAGGTCTATGAGGGCATGATTGTTGGAGAGCATAATCGTGATCAAGACTTGACGGTAAACGTATGTAGAATGAAGCACTTAACTAATGTCCGTTCTGCTACGAAGGAGACTACAGAAATGCTTAAGGCTCCTCATATTCTAACCTTGGAAGAAGCATTAGAGTACTTGGGTGACGATG
- a CDS encoding fumarate hydratase, whose protein sequence is METFKKSIYELVVETSSNLPPDVRKAIRRAQEREDAATRAAFSLSTIGLNIDLAEEKRSPICQDTGLPTFFCKVPIGVNQIEMKKMMEEAIAQATADGLLRPNSVDSLTGKNSGNNLGVGTPVFHFEQWEQDVIEVRLILKGGGCENKNIQYSLPAEIEGLGRAGRDLDGIRKCILHSVYQAQGQGCSAGFIGVGIGGDRVMGYELAKEQLLRPLDDVNPIPELQELEAYILEKANELGIGTMGFGGETTLLGCKIGVMNRIPASFFVSVAYNCWAYRRLGMIIDPKTGEIMRWLYRDEDGQEEVAAAVEATVADKEAKPSGRTVVLQAPVTEEQVRQLRVGDVVLINGMMHTGRDAMHKYLIENDVDIDLNGAIIYHCGPVMLKDEDNQWHVKAAGPTTSIREEPYQGDVMKKYGIRVVIGKGGMGVKTLQALQEHGGVYLNAIGGAAQYYAERVKKVEGVDYLEFGVPEAMWHLQVADFAAIVTMDAHGNSLHADVEKSSFEKLTQFKERVF, encoded by the coding sequence ATGGAAACATTTAAGAAAAGCATATATGAACTAGTTGTAGAAACCTCATCCAATCTACCACCGGATGTGCGCAAGGCAATTCGTCGAGCACAAGAGCGTGAGGATGCGGCAACACGGGCTGCTTTTTCACTTTCTACCATTGGGTTGAATATTGACCTAGCAGAAGAGAAGCGTTCACCAATCTGTCAGGATACAGGTCTACCAACCTTTTTTTGTAAGGTACCTATTGGGGTAAACCAGATTGAAATGAAAAAAATGATGGAAGAAGCCATTGCGCAAGCAACTGCTGATGGATTGCTTCGCCCTAACTCAGTGGACTCATTGACTGGAAAAAATTCCGGTAATAACTTGGGAGTTGGTACGCCCGTTTTTCACTTTGAACAATGGGAGCAGGATGTCATCGAGGTCCGCCTGATTCTAAAGGGTGGCGGCTGTGAAAATAAAAATATCCAATACAGCCTACCTGCTGAGATTGAAGGCTTAGGCCGAGCAGGTCGCGATTTAGATGGTATTCGGAAATGTATTCTACATAGTGTTTATCAAGCACAAGGACAAGGCTGTAGTGCAGGCTTCATCGGGGTAGGAATCGGTGGCGATCGTGTCATGGGCTATGAATTAGCCAAAGAGCAATTACTCCGTCCCTTAGACGATGTGAATCCAATCCCTGAGTTGCAGGAACTTGAAGCATATATATTGGAAAAAGCCAATGAACTTGGAATCGGTACCATGGGCTTCGGCGGTGAAACTACGCTATTAGGTTGTAAGATCGGAGTCATGAATCGGATTCCAGCTAGCTTCTTTGTCTCCGTGGCATATAATTGTTGGGCTTATCGGCGTCTAGGGATGATTATTGATCCTAAGACCGGTGAGATAATGCGTTGGCTCTATCGTGACGAGGATGGTCAGGAAGAGGTGGCAGCAGCAGTTGAAGCCACAGTAGCAGATAAGGAGGCTAAGCCTTCTGGACGTACCGTGGTACTGCAAGCACCAGTTACTGAGGAACAAGTTCGTCAGCTTCGTGTAGGCGATGTGGTCCTTATCAATGGCATGATGCATACTGGTCGCGATGCGATGCATAAATATCTGATCGAAAATGACGTGGATATTGACCTCAATGGAGCGATCATCTACCATTGTGGTCCTGTAATGTTAAAGGATGAGGATAACCAATGGCATGTGAAAGCAGCTGGCCCTACGACCTCCATTCGGGAGGAGCCTTATCAAGGTGATGTGATGAAGAAGTACGGGATCCGTGTAGTCATTGGGAAGGGTGGCATGGGAGTCAAAACCTTACAGGCACTGCAGGAGCACGGTGGTGTTTATCTCAATGCCATCGGAGGCGCAGCTCAATATTATGCTGAGCGGGTTAAGAAAGTTGAAGGTGTAGACTATCTAGAGTTTGGTGTACCAGAAGCAATGTGGCACTTACAGGTAGCTGATTTTGCTGCCATTGTAACCATGGATGCCCATGGGAATAGTCTTCATGCAGATGTGGAAAAGAGCTCATTTGAGAAGCTTACACAGTTTAAGGAACGGGTATTCTAA
- a CDS encoding c-type cytochrome, producing MRGIVSIIGGGLALLLVLIGFYYMDNPNKEEATTIDPMEKMQTLAASSCVSCHGNDLTGNAVIPSLVDVGERLTKEQIVEVLKNGRNAMPANLVPGQEDLMADYLLSLGQPQEAAPVEDQSK from the coding sequence ATGAGAGGAATTGTCTCAATTATTGGGGGCGGTTTAGCTTTATTATTAGTCCTGATCGGATTCTATTATATGGATAATCCTAATAAGGAAGAGGCTACAACCATCGATCCCATGGAAAAAATGCAAACCCTAGCGGCTAGTTCTTGTGTCTCCTGCCATGGAAATGACCTGACAGGTAATGCTGTGATACCTAGCTTAGTCGATGTTGGTGAACGGCTTACAAAGGAACAGATCGTAGAAGTATTGAAAAACGGTCGTAACGCAATGCCCGCGAACCTTGTACCTGGTCAAGAAGATTTGATGGCTGATTACTTGCTTTCCCTTGGGCAGCCCCAGGAAGCAGCCCCTGTTGAAGATCAGTCCAAATAG
- a CDS encoding YktB family protein, with amino-acid sequence MTFTGFNKDDFDVFHIPGLESRMEALRTQIQPKFHQLGEIFAPVHSLHLGDPFYVHVAKHARRTVNPPSDSWVAWSPQRRGYKNMPHFQLGLWDTHLFIWFAIIYEVPNKAELGAQLAQDTARWINEIPSHFVWSIDHTKKEVLPHQDLTKAKLQHHLERLQQVKKAELLCGMQIPNHDPILQDGEQLIAYLEEQFQYLYPLYHATRLIPMG; translated from the coding sequence ATGACATTTACTGGATTTAACAAGGATGACTTTGATGTGTTTCACATTCCAGGATTAGAGTCGAGAATGGAAGCATTGCGTACACAGATTCAACCGAAATTTCACCAGCTTGGTGAAATTTTTGCACCGGTTCATTCATTGCATTTAGGTGACCCATTTTATGTCCATGTGGCAAAGCATGCACGGAGGACCGTGAATCCTCCTTCTGATAGTTGGGTAGCATGGTCTCCCCAGCGCCGAGGCTATAAGAACATGCCTCACTTCCAATTGGGGCTATGGGATACCCATCTCTTTATCTGGTTTGCCATTATCTACGAGGTACCGAATAAAGCAGAATTAGGCGCTCAATTGGCACAAGATACAGCCCGTTGGATCAATGAGATCCCTTCACACTTTGTGTGGTCCATTGACCACACAAAGAAAGAGGTACTACCTCATCAAGATTTAACGAAAGCAAAGCTCCAGCACCACCTAGAACGACTACAGCAGGTAAAGAAGGCGGAGTTATTATGTGGAATGCAGATCCCTAATCATGATCCAATTCTGCAAGACGGTGAGCAATTGATTGCATACCTAGAGGAACAATTTCAGTACCTCTATCCCCTCTATCATGCAACTCGCCTTATTCCCATGGGCTAG
- a CDS encoding ABC transporter permease, protein METPWKKTRRRLRKNPRVLIGGGIIFIFTLIAFLAPYLTSYPIDGNYWEERLQPPSSEHWFGTDDFGRDLFTRVIYGARLSLWVGLVSVLGASIIGTLFGLIAGFFGRWVDQLISRIFDIMLAFPAILLAIAIVSILGPSLNNAILAVSIVNIPVFGRLVRAKVITVKEEEYITASRVIGTPTSRILLRHLLPNSLSPIIVQGTMSIATAILEAAALGFLNLGPPPPAAEWGKMLADSRSFIQLAPWTLIFPGCSIMLVVLGFNLLGDGMRDVLDPRNTD, encoded by the coding sequence ATGGAAACACCTTGGAAAAAAACGCGACGTCGTCTCCGTAAGAATCCAAGGGTTCTCATTGGTGGAGGTATCATCTTTATATTCACACTAATTGCATTTTTAGCACCATATCTTACTTCTTATCCAATCGACGGAAACTATTGGGAGGAACGGCTCCAACCTCCATCATCAGAGCATTGGTTTGGTACCGATGACTTTGGTCGCGATCTTTTTACCAGGGTGATCTATGGCGCACGTCTCTCCCTCTGGGTTGGACTTGTCTCCGTCCTCGGGGCAAGTATTATTGGAACATTATTTGGATTGATTGCTGGCTTTTTCGGAAGATGGGTAGATCAACTTATTTCACGGATTTTTGATATTATGTTAGCTTTTCCGGCCATTCTTTTAGCCATTGCCATCGTTTCGATTCTGGGTCCTTCCTTAAATAATGCCATTCTTGCTGTTTCTATTGTGAATATCCCGGTTTTTGGACGTTTAGTCCGTGCTAAGGTGATAACGGTAAAGGAAGAGGAGTATATTACAGCTTCAAGGGTAATTGGGACACCTACCAGTCGTATTCTCTTGCGTCATCTCCTACCCAATAGCTTATCGCCCATCATTGTTCAAGGGACGATGAGTATCGCTACAGCTATTTTGGAAGCAGCAGCCCTAGGGTTTTTAAATTTGGGACCACCTCCACCAGCAGCAGAGTGGGGCAAGATGCTAGCAGACTCACGAAGCTTCATTCAGCTTGCACCTTGGACCTTAATCTTCCCAGGATGTTCCATCATGCTGGTTGTATTAGGCTTCAATCTATTAGGCGATGGAATGCGCGATGTCTTAGATCCACGCAATACTGACTAG
- a CDS encoding ABC transporter permease, whose product MFQYLMRRLALLIPVLLGMTFVVFLIIYNIPGDPATAILGERASEEALHELRAKMGLDQPWFIQYGIYLKQLLTGDLGISYRTKVPIVEEILPYFAATLELTLVAMFIALLFGLNAGIISAWKKDSWFDHISMLVALIGISMPIFWLGLMEQWFFAQKMQWLPAVGRENPAHPIHPITHLYLLDTLIQGEWSQFKLVLSQLILPGFALATIPMALIARISRSSMLEVMNQDYIRTARAKGVRSFWVVYRHGLKNGFIPILTIIGLQMGFLLGGAVLTETIFAWPGVGRYIYDAIQFRDYPVVQSGILLIAFTFVMINLVVDLLYQLFDPRIQYK is encoded by the coding sequence ATGTTCCAATATCTCATGCGCCGACTGGCACTGCTGATTCCTGTCCTCTTGGGAATGACATTTGTTGTCTTTCTCATTATTTATAATATTCCAGGTGATCCAGCTACGGCTATTCTTGGAGAACGAGCAAGTGAAGAGGCCCTCCATGAATTACGGGCAAAAATGGGGCTTGATCAACCTTGGTTTATTCAATATGGCATCTATCTTAAACAGCTTCTCACAGGGGATTTAGGGATTTCCTATCGAACTAAGGTTCCGATTGTAGAGGAGATTCTGCCATATTTCGCTGCTACCCTTGAGCTCACCTTGGTAGCCATGTTCATCGCACTGTTGTTCGGGTTGAATGCAGGTATCATCAGTGCTTGGAAAAAGGACTCCTGGTTTGATCATATCAGTATGTTAGTTGCTCTTATCGGTATCTCCATGCCCATCTTCTGGCTTGGTCTCATGGAGCAATGGTTCTTTGCGCAAAAAATGCAGTGGTTACCTGCTGTTGGTCGAGAGAATCCTGCTCATCCGATTCACCCGATTACCCATCTCTATCTGCTAGACACGCTGATACAAGGAGAATGGAGTCAATTTAAACTGGTTTTATCCCAATTAATACTCCCTGGTTTTGCATTAGCTACCATTCCCATGGCCCTAATTGCTCGGATTAGTCGTTCAAGTATGCTAGAAGTGATGAATCAAGATTATATTCGAACTGCACGTGCCAAAGGTGTGCGTTCCTTTTGGGTCGTTTATCGTCATGGTCTAAAGAATGGCTTTATTCCCATTCTTACTATCATTGGTTTGCAGATGGGATTTCTATTAGGAGGGGCGGTTTTAACGGAGACCATCTTCGCATGGCCAGGAGTGGGGCGATATATCTATGACGCGATTCAATTCCGTGATTACCCAGTTGTTCAATCAGGCATTCTACTTATTGCCTTTACCTTCGTGATGATCAACTTAGTTGTAGATCTGCTTTACCAGTTATTTGATCCACGAATCCAATATAAATAG
- a CDS encoding ABC transporter substrate-binding protein has product MNRKRSLVWTLLLVLVLMVTACSSGSQEGGVQPKENDANASKQNASSDPGKGAAEQVLIFGRGGDSVALDPGIVTDGESLKVTLNIFDTLLDYEEGTTNVIPHLAKDWEISEDGLTYTFYLEQGVKFHDGTDFNADAVVFNFERWMLPDHPHRYSDQDITFEYYNSQFGGTIDQEGHVITKVEKVDENTVRFHLTRPQAPFLQNIAMPPFAIASPEAIKTYGDKFMENPVGTGPFMFQEWKRNDYITLVKNPNFWKAGYPKLDKLIYRSIPDNGARFNALLSGQITIMDGINPDDIALAEKNPDFQIIKRPPMNVGYLGFNVEKPPLDNPKVRIALSHAVNKEALIQAFFNGMAEPAKNPMPPSIWGYNDEIEDYPYDLEKAKQLLAEAGYPDGFELELWAMPVPRDYMPNGMKIAEALQADFAKIGVQTTIVTRDWTVYLDETRQGKQEMFLLGWTGDNGDPDNFIYVLLDQDNINGSNRARYANDEVHKLLIEAQSVTDQSRRVELYKQAQALIHQDAPWVPLVHSTPVLVGSSKIQDYVAWPTGSEKLTRVYLAE; this is encoded by the coding sequence ATGAATAGAAAGAGATCCTTGGTCTGGACTCTTCTCTTGGTTCTTGTATTGATGGTCACTGCATGTAGTAGTGGTTCCCAAGAGGGTGGAGTTCAACCGAAAGAGAATGATGCCAATGCATCGAAGCAAAATGCCTCTTCAGACCCGGGAAAGGGTGCTGCAGAGCAGGTGTTGATCTTCGGCCGTGGTGGTGACTCTGTTGCATTAGATCCTGGTATTGTTACAGATGGAGAATCACTTAAGGTCACATTAAATATCTTCGATACATTACTGGATTATGAAGAAGGTACCACTAACGTAATTCCCCACTTGGCTAAAGATTGGGAGATTAGTGAGGATGGTCTAACCTATACGTTCTACCTTGAGCAAGGTGTAAAATTCCATGATGGCACTGATTTTAATGCAGATGCTGTCGTATTTAATTTTGAACGTTGGATGCTGCCTGATCATCCTCATCGTTACAGCGATCAAGATATCACCTTTGAGTATTATAATTCGCAATTTGGTGGAACCATCGATCAAGAGGGGCACGTGATTACGAAAGTAGAGAAAGTTGATGAAAATACTGTTCGTTTCCATCTCACACGCCCACAAGCGCCATTCCTTCAGAATATTGCCATGCCTCCATTTGCAATCGCTAGTCCTGAGGCAATAAAGACCTATGGTGATAAATTTATGGAAAATCCAGTTGGTACAGGCCCTTTTATGTTCCAGGAATGGAAGCGCAATGATTATATTACTCTGGTGAAGAATCCAAACTTTTGGAAAGCAGGTTATCCGAAGCTGGATAAGCTGATCTATCGCTCCATCCCTGATAATGGTGCACGGTTCAATGCACTCTTGAGCGGTCAGATCACGATTATGGATGGGATCAATCCCGATGATATTGCATTGGCAGAGAAGAATCCTGATTTTCAAATTATCAAACGACCACCGATGAATGTTGGATATTTAGGATTCAATGTGGAGAAGCCACCCCTAGATAACCCGAAGGTACGAATCGCCTTAAGCCACGCTGTAAATAAGGAAGCACTGATTCAGGCTTTCTTCAATGGCATGGCTGAGCCTGCCAAGAACCCCATGCCTCCAAGTATCTGGGGATATAATGATGAGATTGAAGATTATCCTTATGATCTGGAGAAGGCAAAGCAATTGCTAGCAGAAGCAGGTTATCCTGATGGCTTTGAACTGGAGTTATGGGCAATGCCTGTTCCTCGTGATTACATGCCTAATGGTATGAAGATTGCAGAAGCATTACAGGCAGATTTTGCGAAGATTGGTGTACAAACCACCATCGTAACCCGTGATTGGACTGTCTACCTCGATGAGACACGGCAAGGTAAGCAAGAGATGTTCCTCTTAGGCTGGACGGGAGATAACGGTGATCCTGACAACTTTATCTATGTTTTACTTGATCAAGATAATATTAATGGTAGTAATCGTGCCCGCTATGCCAATGATGAGGTACACAAACTCCTTATTGAAGCGCAGAGTGTTACGGATCAAAGTCGTCGAGTTGAACTCTATAAACAAGCACAAGCCTTGATTCATCAAGACGCTCCTTGGGTTCCACTTGTACACTCCACCCCTGTTCTTGTCGGATCAAGCAAGATTCAAGATTATGTAGCATGGCCAACTGGTTCAGAGAAGCTAACCAGGGTATACCTTGCAGAGTAA
- a CDS encoding aminotransferase class I/II-fold pyridoxal phosphate-dependent enzyme has translation MNQEKMPLFHGLIQHAQRRPLQFHIPGHKTGLGMNKEFRDFIGYNALSIDLINIAPLDDLHHPHGLIKEAEELAAAAFGADYTYFSVQGTSGAIMAMVMSTCKPGDKVIVPRNVHKSMLNAIIFAGALPIFVYPEMDQRLGIAHGVSTDSVRRAIQQHPDAKAVCVINPTYFGIAADLRSIVQLAHDAGMFVLVDEAHGAHLPFHEKLPVSAMEVGADMAATSLHKLGGSLTGSSVLNIRKDRVRPEHVRAVFSMLTTTSTSYILLASLDAARQQLALQGHELIGRTIKLAEEARQRINEIPGLYCYGADILGGPSTFDYDPTKLTIHVNGLGISGYDVEKWLREKHNIEVELSDLYNILCFITMGDNAESIHALVQALQDLSTTFFKEGLRQAQPVTLPHLPVLAMSPRDAFYAETEVVPFAEAVGRIIAEFVMVYPPGIPILMPGEVIEQENLAYIQQNLEAGLPIQGPEDNQIQSLKVIKEHEPIR, from the coding sequence ATAAATCAAGAAAAAATGCCATTATTCCATGGATTGATCCAACATGCCCAACGGAGGCCCCTTCAGTTTCATATCCCCGGTCATAAAACTGGATTAGGAATGAATAAGGAATTCCGTGACTTTATTGGCTATAATGCTCTCTCCATCGACTTAATCAATATTGCTCCACTGGATGATCTTCATCACCCTCATGGCTTAATCAAAGAGGCAGAAGAGCTTGCTGCAGCAGCCTTTGGAGCTGATTATACCTATTTCTCTGTCCAAGGTACAAGCGGAGCCATCATGGCAATGGTCATGTCCACTTGTAAACCAGGCGATAAAGTAATCGTACCCAGAAATGTCCACAAATCGATGCTGAATGCAATCATTTTTGCAGGCGCATTACCCATCTTTGTCTATCCTGAAATGGACCAGCGTCTTGGTATTGCTCATGGTGTTTCTACCGACTCTGTCCGCCGAGCCATCCAACAGCATCCTGATGCGAAGGCAGTTTGCGTCATTAATCCTACCTATTTCGGGATTGCTGCTGACTTACGCTCCATCGTTCAACTTGCCCATGATGCAGGGATGTTTGTGTTAGTTGATGAGGCTCATGGTGCTCATCTACCTTTCCACGAAAAGCTTCCTGTTTCCGCCATGGAAGTAGGTGCTGATATGGCTGCGACCTCTTTACATAAGCTAGGAGGGAGTCTTACAGGAAGCTCTGTTTTAAATATTCGTAAAGACAGGGTTCGTCCTGAGCATGTACGAGCTGTATTTAGTATGCTAACCACCACATCAACCTCTTACATTTTATTGGCATCCTTAGATGCTGCCCGACAGCAGCTTGCCCTACAAGGACACGAATTAATTGGTCGTACAATTAAGCTGGCAGAAGAAGCACGTCAACGTATTAATGAGATTCCTGGACTCTATTGCTATGGTGCCGATATTCTTGGCGGACCTTCCACCTTCGACTATGACCCAACCAAATTGACCATTCATGTGAATGGATTAGGGATCAGTGGCTATGATGTTGAGAAGTGGTTACGTGAGAAACATAACATTGAAGTGGAACTAAGTGATCTCTATAATATCCTCTGCTTTATCACCATGGGGGATAATGCAGAGAGCATCCATGCTTTAGTACAAGCCCTTCAAGATCTCTCCACTACCTTTTTCAAGGAAGGATTACGACAAGCACAGCCTGTTACCCTCCCTCATCTTCCTGTGCTAGCCATGTCACCACGGGATGCGTTCTACGCTGAGACAGAGGTTGTTCCTTTTGCTGAAGCTGTAGGCAGAATCATTGCCGAGTTTGTCATGGTCTATCCCCCGGGCATTCCCATTCTGATGCCAGGAGAAGTGATTGAACAGGAGAACCTAGCATATATCCAACAGAATCTTGAAGCTGGCTTGCCAATTCAAGGACCTGAGGATAATCAAATTCAATCTCTCAAAGTGATCAAAGAGCATGAACCTATACGCTAA
- a CDS encoding GapA-binding peptide SR1P has protein sequence MEALVCQHCGKVLQYLDSDKAGTAYGTCEHGKTGCHCKDEDAECEDE, from the coding sequence ATGGAAGCATTGGTATGTCAACATTGTGGAAAAGTATTGCAGTATCTTGATTCAGACAAAGCAGGAACTGCATATGGGACGTGTGAGCACGGGAAAACAGGCTGTCACTGTAAAGATGAAGATGCTGAGTGCGAGGATGAATAA
- a CDS encoding DUF1885 family protein, producing the protein MEKSAYIKLVEGSTQAKIDLQGVENLLRQYQEMLKKTGQQLDSDYTQWAFPYQMEKKNDGEHYWLQLTSKEPMKYKYILMGVGNEEVIVPAENEENANPQTITRSYIQVVLPDVAMQSDKGKANEFCKFMAKQLKAELHMFNGRILYYNPRK; encoded by the coding sequence ATGGAAAAAAGCGCCTATATCAAGTTGGTTGAAGGCTCCACACAGGCAAAAATTGATTTGCAGGGCGTTGAAAATTTGTTACGGCAATATCAAGAGATGCTTAAGAAAACTGGTCAACAGCTGGATAGTGATTATACACAGTGGGCATTCCCCTATCAAATGGAGAAAAAGAATGATGGTGAACACTATTGGCTACAGTTAACCAGTAAAGAGCCGATGAAGTATAAATATATCCTCATGGGTGTTGGTAATGAAGAAGTCATCGTTCCTGCTGAGAATGAAGAGAATGCGAATCCACAGACCATAACCCGTTCTTACATCCAGGTTGTCCTACCTGATGTAGCCATGCAGAGTGATAAAGGCAAGGCTAATGAGTTTTGTAAATTTATGGCGAAACAATTAAAGGCTGAATTACATATGTTCAATGGACGGATCCTGTATTATAATCCTCGCAAATAG
- a CDS encoding copper amine oxidase N-terminal domain-containing protein, with protein sequence MKRKVVVLLVLLLSITALSVYAAVPLFFEKHKDLESVRVTLNGNLITGDVPPFIIEGRTVIPLREVSQELGLLVQWNQKKDQVQIYKPSVNMVVINEALNRDNNKTIVEPQRTFKQGAEYQLVIYAEVDHVPTSQSFDSKIVLVSPKGEEVHSFFKNDSNYFSTNKNSSFKVRNLVAKGTFTELGDYKLLFKMKDFDSSNYVTLAEKVLTVE encoded by the coding sequence ATGAAAAGAAAGGTTGTCGTCTTATTAGTACTTTTACTCTCAATCACAGCCTTAAGTGTATACGCTGCAGTTCCACTTTTTTTTGAAAAGCATAAGGATCTTGAATCAGTACGTGTCACATTGAATGGTAATCTTATTACTGGTGATGTTCCACCTTTCATTATTGAGGGACGTACTGTGATTCCTTTACGGGAAGTTTCCCAAGAGTTAGGGCTTCTTGTGCAATGGAATCAGAAGAAGGACCAAGTCCAAATCTATAAACCTTCTGTTAACATGGTCGTTATTAATGAGGCACTAAATCGTGACAATAATAAAACCATCGTTGAGCCTCAGCGTACCTTCAAGCAAGGGGCGGAATACCAGTTAGTCATCTATGCTGAAGTGGATCATGTACCAACATCACAATCTTTTGACAGTAAAATCGTCTTGGTATCACCGAAGGGAGAAGAGGTTCATTCCTTCTTCAAGAACGATAGTAATTATTTTTCCACCAACAAAAATAGTAGCTTTAAGGTTCGTAATTTAGTAGCGAAGGGGACCTTCACAGAATTAGGGGATTACAAGCTTCTATTTAAAATGAAAGATTTCGATTCTTCCAATTATGTTACACTAGCCGAAAAAGTACTTACAGTGGAATAA